A genomic segment from Nitrosopumilus sp. K4 encodes:
- a CDS encoding restriction endonuclease gives MSTIMRAGASRNTAKRILKKVKSEVYRDMTSNDIYKKVLHAIAEEKGLRALHQRYQLKDSIMRMGPAGFAFENYIASLLEYYDYQVSSIRSKIHGKCASHEIDLVASRGQKEFLVECKYHSSRGIYTGLKVALYTHARFLDLQPKFAGEIIFCNTKISTNAKKYAKCIGQQVVSWRYPVQNSLEKIIEEHDLYPITILNLTQKELQAFSENNIMIAKDLLRYDDSKIAKITGVSKKRISNLQKLVKQIFNPN, from the coding sequence TTGAGTACAATCATGAGGGCAGGTGCAAGTAGGAACACTGCAAAAAGGATTCTGAAGAAGGTTAAATCAGAAGTATATCGAGATATGACCTCAAATGACATCTATAAGAAAGTCCTGCATGCAATTGCCGAGGAAAAAGGCCTCAGGGCACTACATCAAAGATATCAACTCAAAGACTCCATCATGAGAATGGGTCCTGCAGGATTTGCATTTGAAAATTATATCGCATCATTGTTGGAATATTATGATTATCAAGTATCATCAATTAGATCTAAAATCCATGGAAAATGCGCATCGCATGAAATAGATCTTGTAGCATCAAGAGGTCAAAAAGAATTCTTGGTAGAATGCAAATACCATTCAAGTCGCGGAATCTATACAGGGTTAAAAGTGGCACTGTACACGCATGCAAGGTTTTTAGATCTGCAGCCAAAATTTGCAGGAGAAATAATTTTTTGCAACACAAAAATTTCAACAAATGCAAAAAAATATGCAAAATGTATAGGACAACAAGTGGTATCATGGAGATACCCTGTTCAAAATAGCCTAGAAAAAATAATTGAAGAACACGATTTGTATCCAATAACAATTCTAAATTTAACTCAAAAAGAACTCCAGGCATTTTCAGAAAACAACATCATGATTGCAAAAGATCTATTGAGATACGATGATTCAAAAATTGCAAAAATCACTGGAGTGTCTAAAAAAAGAATATCAAATTTACAGAAACTAGTTAAACAAATTTTTAATCCAAATTAG
- a CDS encoding phosphoribosyltransferase, whose product MYVNRIEAAHELAKKIHPESDAVILAIPRGGIVIGDILAEKLGCILDVVISKKITPPNYPEYAIGAITHDGTLYKSEYWSKFCNEPGFEHELVKKQSEVKRRLEEYRGHDFYELENKPVILVDDGVATGSTVFAILNWIKKQSPKKITLAIPVISPNTYEKMKNQVDEMVVLKIPDNFSAVGQFYDDFSQISDSQVNKILNKYH is encoded by the coding sequence GTGTATGTTAATCGGATAGAGGCAGCACATGAGCTTGCCAAAAAAATTCATCCTGAATCTGATGCTGTGATTCTTGCCATTCCTCGTGGAGGCATAGTTATTGGGGATATTCTTGCAGAAAAACTAGGTTGTATTTTGGATGTTGTAATTTCAAAAAAAATCACCCCTCCAAACTACCCTGAATATGCTATCGGTGCAATAACTCATGATGGAACTCTCTACAAAAGCGAGTACTGGTCAAAATTTTGTAATGAACCTGGCTTTGAACATGAGTTAGTAAAAAAACAATCTGAGGTAAAACGAAGGTTAGAAGAATACCGTGGTCATGATTTTTACGAACTCGAAAATAAACCTGTCATACTTGTAGATGATGGTGTTGCAACTGGCTCTACCGTGTTTGCAATTCTGAACTGGATTAAAAAACAAAGCCCAAAAAAAATAACCTTAGCAATACCTGTCATATCTCCTAATACATATGAAAAAATGAAAAACCAAGTTGATGAGATGGTGGTATTAAAAATCCCCGATAATTTTTCTGCAGTTGGTCAATTTTATGATGATTTTTCCCAAATTTCTGATAGTCAGGTTAATAAAATTCTCAACAAGTATCACTGA